The genomic segment GCCAACAATGCAGTCTCTTCCTCGGGCTCAATTTCAGGCTTCCCAAAGAAGCGTACCATTTTGTCAGCGACGCCAAAGGAAAGCAGGGTGCCACCAACACCCATTGCGACGGCAGACTTGATGAAACTGCGCCGGGCATCGATCATCCTTACCGCATTCGAATTCATCGCAAGCGATTGGGGACGCGCCCAAACCACCCGTTGCGGCAAGCGATACAGATATTCATAGGGAACTGCGAACATGTGAATCAAACGGGTAAAGGGGATTAGCAGAATGATCAGAAAGCCACCGACGATGTGCATCTTTACGATGAATGGCAATGCAGTGACGTATCCCAAATCGGGTTGTAGTTTGATCATCGACCATAGGTAGGGCGCAAGCGTCGATGAGTACCACAAACCACCCCAGCGATGATTGATTGCGGTCAGCACACCCAAGAGAACCTGCACGAATAGCAAACTCAGCACGGTAATTGTCTTGAAGCCCGTGATTGCTTGCAGCCTACCAGCAATGACTTTTCTGGTAAGCATGATCGCAATGCCAATGCAGGCGGTCACGCCAAGCGCGATGCCAACCATCTCAAGGGTCACTAACAAGACCTGACTTGCCAACAGCGTTTGCCACAGCGCTGGAAAGACAAAGGCAAGAATGTGCGCTATCAAGATTGGGATGATGGCGATGTGCCAAGGAGCAGCAGCCCACCGGAGTTTGCCATGCTCCAAAAATTGAGTGGAGCGTGGCGTAATGCCGAATGGGAGTTTTCGAAAGCGGTAAATGACACCGACAATGCAGATCAACACTGCTGCATAGGGTAATCCTGCGAATAGAAACGCATCAAACATGCAACGCCTCCTTCGGCATCTCCACCGTCACAATCGTACTGAGTGCATGGAGTAATGATCGATATGGGTGATCATCTGGAACCAGCGGTAACATTTTTGATAATGGTGTCCGCAAACAATGATGAAAGAGATCTTCGCGTTCTTCAAAATTAAGTTTAGCCGCGAAACCAACGACGACTGCAATGTGATCGGGAAGTGAGCTTCCTAATTCAGTTCCATACACTTCGTATAGTTCACCTAACTTGACCATGAACTCGCCACGGCGATAATCCTCCTCACCGAAGAGGTGAATGCTCAGCAATGGCGTGCAGCGTGGATCAATGTCAAACAAACTTGAGTAGATCTCTTCTCGTTGCAGCAATGGCGTAGTTTGGAACCAATCCGCGAACGGTCTTAGCGCAGTCACGGAATCATCGGAGAGTGAACTTTCGCTCCCTAATAGACATGAAATTGCCTCTTCATGCGCAGGCGTCGGATAGTCAAGCAGTTTTGAAAAACTGCTGAAGATTATGGGGGAATGATTCTGATTGTTAGTCACGATTCACCCCCGCCAAGGATTGACCCGGACCAAAACCGCATCCACCTTTGCATTGTTCCGGACTGCATGTTCCTTCCATCGACATTTCCCGGTTCAGTGGTGGAATGACAAATCGTTCCATGAAGTTGGGGAGTGCCGTCATCCGATAGATTGCCTCTGCTTCTCGTTCGGTCAATTCGGCCGCCTTGAGCATGGCACGACTAATCAGTTCGGAAACGTCACCCACCTGCTTTTGACGTTGATGATACCGAACCGCCAACAGTTTCTTGAGCGCGTGTTCGACAGGTTCGACGTTACCAGCACCAAATAAGCGAGCTAGATACTTGATGGGTATGCGGGCATTGTCCAGTGCCGAAAACAGATCACTGGTCGTGGATTGGTAGCTGTCGGCATCGGTCTTTCCCATCACGGGAAGTAGTGGGGGAACGTAATACAGCATCGGCAGCGTGCGGTATTCAGCATGAAGTGGTAGTGCCAACTTCCACTTTGCCACGTAGTCGTAGACGGGCGACTTTTGTGCCGCAAAGAGAAACTCATCGGAGATGCCATTCTCCTTCGCCGAGGCGATGACGGTTTCATCAAATGGATCACACAGCACGTTACGGTGGTTCTCGATCAACATGCGATCATCTACGCGCAAGGCGTCGGGAACCCGATCTGCATCATAGAGCAGAACGCCAAGATAACGGATGCGACCTACGCAGGAGTGAAAGCATGCTGGTGCCTGACCGGTCTCGAGTCTTGGAAAGCAGAGAATGCACTTCTCGGATTTTCCCGTCTGCCAATTGTAGTAGATTTTCTTGTACGGACAAGCTGGAACGCAGGCACGCCAGCCACGACACTTGTTTTGATCAATCAAGACGATGCCGTCCTCACCACGCTTGTAGATCGCACCCGAAGGACAAGCAGCCACGCATGACGGATTGGCGCAATGATTGCAAATGCGCGGTAGATACATCATTGCGATGCGTTCGACTTCGAACAACTGCTCCCGTTCGCCATCGGTCAATTCATCGAGGTTAACGTCATTGGCGGCATAGATCGGAGAACCGGAAAGATCATCATCCCAATTCGGCCCGGATTTGATGTCGATCGGCTCACCGGTGATTTGCGATATTGCACGAACGGCGGGTTGATCATCCCCTTCCGGTGCATCAAACAGATTAGAGTACTCGTACGTCCATGGTTCGTAGTAATCATCCAAACTAGGTTGACGGGGATTGTAGAACAGCTTGAATAGCGCTTCGATGCGTCCCTGACTGCGCAATTTCAATTCCCGATTTCGGGTTAATTCCCAACCACCTTGGAAGTTCAGTTGGTCTTCCCATCGCGATGGGTAACCCGTGCCTGGCTTGGTTTCGACGTTGTTCCACCACATGTATTCGGCACCGGCACGATCAGTCCAAATGTTCTTGCAAGCAACGCTACAGGTATGGCAACCAATGCACTTATCGAGGTGAAACACCATTGCCAGTTGTGCGCGAACGTTCATCTTGGTCTCCTTCGCTACCAATCGACTTTGGTTAGTTTTTTTACGACTACAAAGGTATCACGATTGATTCCCTGTGGACCCCAATAGTTGAATGCATAGGTGAATTGTCCATAACCACCCGACATGAACAGTGGCTTGAGGCGAACTTTCGTGAGTGAATTGTGTCCACCCGCGCGTCGGTTCTTTCGTTCCTTAGATTTGGGTACCGACAACGTCCGCTCAGGTGCGTGGTACAATAGACAGATGCCGCGCGGTATGCGTGCACTGACGTTGGCTCTGGTGCAAACGACGCCATGGTCGTTGAACACCTCTACCCAGTCATTGTCTTCAATGCCAATCAAGGCGGCATCTTCCACGTTGATCCAAAGCGGATCGACACCGCGTGATAACGTTCTCATTCGCAACGTATCGCTGTAAGTAGAGTGTATTGACCACTTGCCATGAGGCGTGAGATAATTCAAAACGATGCTTCCGGAACTCACGGATGATTTGACTAGATCGCCAATGACAACTCGATCGGGTCGCGGCTTGTAGGTCGGTAGGTGTTCACCAAAGGCGATGTACGCATCGTGATCGAAGTAGAGATGTTGTCTGCCACTTAACGTGCGGAAGGGAATCAAACCTTCGATGTTTTGGCAGTATGCCGAGTAGGTGCGCCCCTTTCGCGTGTTTCCCGTCCAGTAAGGGGTCGTTAACGTTCGGAATGGTTGTGCAATGATGGAATCGAAATTGGCTCGAACATCCCGGGTCGCTTCTGCTTCGTGCGTGTGATCGATACCAGTCTTGATGGCTTCGGCGGCATACGCACGATACGCTAACTCACCATTGGTTACGGAAGAGAAATGTAGAATCGCCTCACAGACGCTTCGGTCTTCCTTCAGCGATGGATACTTTTTACCACCCCACTCTTCCGTTGGATTGTACTCCAAGTACTTATCATACAGATCATCTACCTGAAACACGGTTCCATGAATTCCGAGTCCATTGTTGCGAAAACCTGGTCCAAGCGAGATGAACTTTTCGAAGATCTTGGTGTAGTCCCGTTCGATCACTTTCAGGTTGGGCATCGTCTTGCCTGGAATGGCCGCACATTCACCCTTCGTCCAATCCAACATGGTTGGCTGCGCGAGCTCTGCAGGCGTATCGTGCAACAATGGGAAGGCGATGACATCCCTCACCGGACCATTGAAGTGCTTTTTGGCCAATTTGCTAGTGTCCTCGGCCAAGTCGCGGAAAATGTTCCAATCGCTCTTTGACTCCCAACAAGGGGGTACGGCAGCCTGTAGCGGATGAATGAAGGCGTGCATGTCCGTTGAGTTGAGATCATTCTTCTCATAATATGTTGCCGTGGGCAATACGATGTCAGAGTAAAGCGCGGAAGAGTCCATTCGGTAATTGACGTCAACGATCAGGTCAAACTTGCCTTCCGTTACCGCTTCATGCCAGACGACGTCATGCACGGAATCTTTGGCAACTTCATCGGCAATTGAGTTATTGTGCGTGCCTAGATAATGCTTCAAGAAGTACTCGTGTCCCTTGGCTGAGGACATTAACGCGTTACCACGCCAGATGTACCAAACCCGCGGGAAACACGACGGATTGTCCGGATCTTCCATCGAGAATTTTAGCTTGCGGTTGCGAATTTGATCCGCAACGTAAGCAACGATTTCCTCATCAGTCTTGGCACCGTTTGCGGCTGCTTCCTTTGCCAATTCGAGACTATTGCGATCGAACTGCGGGTAGCAGGGTAACCAACCATGACGAACGGCATGGATCTGTTTGTCGATGGTGTGACCGCTGGAGAGGGCATTTTGCTTATCAGAGACGGGACAAAGCTCGTTGAACTCTTTTTCATAACGCCACTGATCCGAGTGGACGTAATGAAATGAAGGTGAATTTTGCAACCGTGGCGGTCCACCCCAATCCGTCGCAAAGGCGATGGGGCCCCAAGACTCCTGCGGTACCAGCTTTTCTTGTCCAACGTAATGGTTTAAACCCCCACCGTTTTTGCCTACGCAGCCGCAGAAGATCAATGCATTTATTGCCGCTCGATAGATGAGGTTGTTGTGATACCAGTGATTGACACCGGCACCAATGATGATGCTACACTTACCTTCAGTAGCTTCAGCGGTACGTGCCCAATCTCGTGCAAAACGGATTACTTGTTCTGAAGAGATTCCAGTGAACTTTTCCTGCCATACTGGCGTATAGAGCTGATCTTCGTGATAATCAGGCAATTGCCCAGATTCTTGTCGTAATCCATACGACGCAAGCTGAAGTTCAAAGACGGTCGTAACGAAAACGTCACCCTTTGATGTCGCAATTTTCATGGCACGGACGCGATGCCGATTGAGCACGTCACCCTTGCCTTCACAGAAATCATTCAGCAGAATCGTAACTGGTTCTGTTTTATCCGTTGGAAGTTGAATGGCTGGATCGATCACTTCTCCCGTGATGGCATCCTCCAATTTGAGATTCCACTCCCCTTTTTTCGTTTGCCAGCGATGACCAATCGTACCAAGCGGCATCCGAAGTTCATTGCTGATGCGATCGTGTATCAACATCTTCCATTCGCCGTTTTCTTCGGTGGCGTACTGATCCAAATCCTTGGCATGGAGGTACTTCCCGGCAGTATAGCAACCATCATCCGTCGCAGTCAGCTTGACGAGGAAAGAGGCATCGCTGAATTGCTTCAAGTAGTTTTCAAAGAATGGGACCGTTCGCTCTAAGTAATTTTCGCGAAGAATGACGTGGGAAACTGCCAACCAGAAGGCACCATCCTGTCCCTGATGGATCGGTAGCCAATCATCGGCAACCTTTGAGGTCATGCTGAAGTCTGGCGAAAAGACGACGACCTTTGATCCGCCGTGACGCGCTTCCACCAAAAAGTGAGCATCCGGAGTTCGGGTCATGAGCACGTTGGAACCAACAACGGCAATCATTTTTGAATGGAACCAATCAGCACTTTCACCAACATCGGTTTGTTCGCCCCATATTTCTGGTGACGCTGGAGGTAGATCGCAGTACCAGTCATAAAACGACATGCTGACGCCACCCATCAACTGCATGAAGCGTGAACCAGCGGCATAACTCACCATGGACATCGCGGGAATCGGTGAAAATCCTACGATGCGATCGGGACCATGTTTTTTGATCGTGTAGATGTTGGACGCCGCCATGATCTCGCGAACTTCTTCCCAACTAGCACGGCGAAAACCACCCTTGCCACGGGCACTGTGGTACCGTTTGCGCGACTCTTCACTTTCAACGATCGATGCCCAAGCAGCAACCGAATCATCCGGGAACTTAGTCTTTGCTTCTCGCCAAAGATCCATCAGGGCACCACGCAGGTACGGATACTTTACGCGCAGTGGGGAATAGATGTACCAGGAGTAGGAAATGCCACGTTGACAACCTCTCGGTTCATACGGCGGGAGGTCTTTCGACAATTCGGGATAATCCAACGCCTGCATTTCCCAAGTGACGATGCCATTCTTCACGTAAATGTTCCAACTGCAGGAACCAGTACAGTTCACGCCGTGGGTACTCCGAACGATCTTATCGTATTGCCACCGGTTCCGGTAGAAATCTTCCCATGCGCGCTGTTTCGGCGCAAAGATGTCAGCAATCCAGGACATGATTAACTCCGGCGTGAACTACGGTTAAATGGCTTTACCCGATAACGATATAGCGTACCAATTCCAAGGAACGTCAACAGCCCGACTGCCAGCCCGACCGTGGCATGTCCGGTTTCATGATCGACAGGGCTAGTTGGCGTAATCTTCGAGAAATATTCGGTTAGGTGAGCAGCTTCTTGTTTCGTAATCTTGTGGGTTCGGTACGTAGCGTCCATGACCTTAAAACTTGCTTGCTCGATGGCAGATTGCATGCCTACTCTGCCCATTTTTTTGTATGTACTAGACAAATCCAATCCCAATAAACCGCCGTACCCGTTGATTTTATGGCAACCAATGCAGGAAGGTCCACCGTTA from the bacterium genome contains:
- the narI gene encoding respiratory nitrate reductase subunit gamma, which translates into the protein MFDAFLFAGLPYAAVLICIVGVIYRFRKLPFGITPRSTQFLEHGKLRWAAAPWHIAIIPILIAHILAFVFPALWQTLLASQVLLVTLEMVGIALGVTACIGIAIMLTRKVIAGRLQAITGFKTITVLSLLFVQVLLGVLTAINHRWGGLWYSSTLAPYLWSMIKLQPDLGYVTALPFIVKMHIVGGFLIILLIPFTRLIHMFAVPYEYLYRLPQRVVWARPQSLAMNSNAVRMIDARRSFIKSAVAMGVGGTLLSFGVADKMVRFFGKPEIEPEEETALLATRLKRLKMTAEEKELELERRSKDYILIARLSELNDKKGKYFIDYEMHPALAFMFADGFPLLISAKCTHLGCTVGSELDANGKILCPCHVSYFDVKTGEPNPGAPAKARLPHLGWVIKDNDNNIVAHQKPGSSPEGSFDRKRADQYRLFIARQYQPESV
- a CDS encoding molecular chaperone TorD family protein; its protein translation is MTNNQNHSPIIFSSFSKLLDYPTPAHEEAISCLLGSESSLSDDSVTALRPFADWFQTTPLLQREEIYSSLFDIDPRCTPLLSIHLFGEEDYRRGEFMVKLGELYEVYGTELGSSLPDHIAVVVGFAAKLNFEEREDLFHHCLRTPLSKMLPLVPDDHPYRSLLHALSTIVTVEMPKEALHV
- the narH gene encoding nitrate reductase subunit beta gives rise to the protein MNVRAQLAMVFHLDKCIGCHTCSVACKNIWTDRAGAEYMWWNNVETKPGTGYPSRWEDQLNFQGGWELTRNRELKLRSQGRIEALFKLFYNPRQPSLDDYYEPWTYEYSNLFDAPEGDDQPAVRAISQITGEPIDIKSGPNWDDDLSGSPIYAANDVNLDELTDGEREQLFEVERIAMMYLPRICNHCANPSCVAACPSGAIYKRGEDGIVLIDQNKCRGWRACVPACPYKKIYYNWQTGKSEKCILCFPRLETGQAPACFHSCVGRIRYLGVLLYDADRVPDALRVDDRMLIENHRNVLCDPFDETVIASAKENGISDEFLFAAQKSPVYDYVAKWKLALPLHAEYRTLPMLYYVPPLLPVMGKTDADSYQSTTSDLFSALDNARIPIKYLARLFGAGNVEPVEHALKKLLAVRYHQRQKQVGDVSELISRAMLKAAELTEREAEAIYRMTALPNFMERFVIPPLNREMSMEGTCSPEQCKGGCGFGPGQSLAGVNRD
- a CDS encoding nitrate reductase subunit alpha; this translates as MSWIADIFAPKQRAWEDFYRNRWQYDKIVRSTHGVNCTGSCSWNIYVKNGIVTWEMQALDYPELSKDLPPYEPRGCQRGISYSWYIYSPLRVKYPYLRGALMDLWREAKTKFPDDSVAAWASIVESEESRKRYHSARGKGGFRRASWEEVREIMAASNIYTIKKHGPDRIVGFSPIPAMSMVSYAAGSRFMQLMGGVSMSFYDWYCDLPPASPEIWGEQTDVGESADWFHSKMIAVVGSNVLMTRTPDAHFLVEARHGGSKVVVFSPDFSMTSKVADDWLPIHQGQDGAFWLAVSHVILRENYLERTVPFFENYLKQFSDASFLVKLTATDDGCYTAGKYLHAKDLDQYATEENGEWKMLIHDRISNELRMPLGTIGHRWQTKKGEWNLKLEDAITGEVIDPAIQLPTDKTEPVTILLNDFCEGKGDVLNRHRVRAMKIATSKGDVFVTTVFELQLASYGLRQESGQLPDYHEDQLYTPVWQEKFTGISSEQVIRFARDWARTAEATEGKCSIIIGAGVNHWYHNNLIYRAAINALIFCGCVGKNGGGLNHYVGQEKLVPQESWGPIAFATDWGGPPRLQNSPSFHYVHSDQWRYEKEFNELCPVSDKQNALSSGHTIDKQIHAVRHGWLPCYPQFDRNSLELAKEAAANGAKTDEEIVAYVADQIRNRKLKFSMEDPDNPSCFPRVWYIWRGNALMSSAKGHEYFLKHYLGTHNNSIADEVAKDSVHDVVWHEAVTEGKFDLIVDVNYRMDSSALYSDIVLPTATYYEKNDLNSTDMHAFIHPLQAAVPPCWESKSDWNIFRDLAEDTSKLAKKHFNGPVRDVIAFPLLHDTPAELAQPTMLDWTKGECAAIPGKTMPNLKVIERDYTKIFEKFISLGPGFRNNGLGIHGTVFQVDDLYDKYLEYNPTEEWGGKKYPSLKEDRSVCEAILHFSSVTNGELAYRAYAAEAIKTGIDHTHEAEATRDVRANFDSIIAQPFRTLTTPYWTGNTRKGRTYSAYCQNIEGLIPFRTLSGRQHLYFDHDAYIAFGEHLPTYKPRPDRVVIGDLVKSSVSSGSIVLNYLTPHGKWSIHSTYSDTLRMRTLSRGVDPLWINVEDAALIGIEDNDWVEVFNDHGVVCTRANVSARIPRGICLLYHAPERTLSVPKSKERKNRRAGGHNSLTKVRLKPLFMSGGYGQFTYAFNYWGPQGINRDTFVVVKKLTKVDW